Genomic DNA from Melioribacteraceae bacterium 4301-Me:
ATTCAATTTAGGAATTGATGATAGAGTTATATTTGGAGGAACAATCCCACAAAAGCAATTAATTAATTATACATCTGGTGGCGATATTGGGATTGCGTTAATTGAGAATATTAGTATTAGCTATTATCATGCACTGCCTAATAAATTGTTTGAGTACATAATGGCAGGGCTTCCTGTATTATCGAGCAATTTACCTCAAATGAAAAATATTGTAGAAAATTACAAAGTTGGGAAAGCAGTAAATATTGATTCAAAAGGTGAAATAATAATTGCATTAAAGGAAATGATTCAGAACAAAGAATTATTAAGTGTATATAAGGCTAACTGTGAAAAAGCTTCATTAGAACTGAACTGGCAAAAAGAATTTGACAAAGTGAAGCCTATTTTGTATAAGTTTTTTTAATTTATGAAAAATCAAAAGAGAATACTGATTGTTAGACCAGACCGAATTGGAGATGTGGTATTATCTACACCGCTGCCCCGCGAAATAAAAAGACAATTTCCTAATGCTTACATTGCAATAATGTTAAAAAAATATACTAAAGATATTTTTTATAATAATCCTTATGTCAACAAAATTTTATTGGTAGATGATGATAAAAGTTTTTGGGAAAAAGTAAGAGAAATTAAGAAAGAGAAATTTACTCATGCATTAATGCTCTTGCCTTCCAAAAAATTAAATTACATGTTATTTCTTTCTGGTATACCTTATAGAGTTGGAGTAGGACATAAGCTTTATCAATTCCTTACTTTTACTCGCTTTGTCTCAAGAAAAAAATATAGACCATTAAGGCATGAAGCAGATTACTGCATGGACCTTGCAAGGAAGATTGGAGTTATTCCGAATAGTTTAGATACAGAAATTTTTCTTACAAAAGATGAGATGTTGAAAGTAAAGAAGATAAAAGAACAGATACTTTCAGCTAAGAAATATATTATTGGAATTCATACAACAAGTGGCAATTCATCTCCAAATTGGTCACCCTTAAAGTATAAAGAGCTTATTGAACAATTAACTAACAATCCTGATTTCCACATAATAATCACCGATAATCAAGTACCTCATATACTACAAAATATAACTG
This window encodes:
- a CDS encoding glycosyltransferase family 9 protein → MKNQKRILIVRPDRIGDVVLSTPLPREIKRQFPNAYIAIMLKKYTKDIFYNNPYVNKILLVDDDKSFWEKVREIKKEKFTHALMLLPSKKLNYMLFLSGIPYRVGVGHKLYQFLTFTRFVSRKKYRPLRHEADYCMDLARKIGVIPNSLDTEIFLTKDEMLKVKKIKEQILSAKKYIIGIHTTSGNSSPNWSPLKYKELIEQLTNNPDFHIIITDNQVPHILQNITGVDYPNINKPLRESLVIFAALDYLISSSTGPMHLAAALRVKTISLFCPLTACSPKLWGPIGNPNKIILPSENYCSNFCPGDPKKCNFEGEGGISVENIFQALYAWINQK